One window of the Chitinophagales bacterium genome contains the following:
- the erg3 gene encoding sterol desaturase translates to MDANFLLAFPFFFLLIGLEWWISKKRKEEYYRFNDAITDLNIGVGNQVIGLFVKIIILGAYYYIYEHWALFQIKTSVWSWLGCLILFDFIFYWAHRWGHEVNIFWGAHVVHHSSEDFNLAVALRQPWFHNLIAFFLFLPIPILGFEPVVFLSAAAFHTLYQFWIHTKAIGKLWWPIEYLFNTPSHHRVHHAVDPKYIDKNHAGFLMIWDRMFGTFKEEEEEPTYGITTQLHSWNPVWANIHYYVEMIRKARQMTSWKDRIKLIFARPGWLPPELGGYQAPRKVDKSTYKKYDTRTTRWLNYYVLIQFMLIVAATSAFMYYFDTISWFYRVAFAVILVLSLMICGAIFENKRWVKYAEYLRLIVVIFTLNSFYYFWYIEWFFVMLTASLIGYVVFNMWFTLSLLYGNKKQPALV, encoded by the coding sequence ATGGATGCCAATTTCCTGCTTGCTTTCCCCTTTTTCTTTCTGCTTATCGGACTGGAATGGTGGATTTCTAAAAAGAGAAAGGAGGAATACTATCGTTTTAATGATGCTATTACCGATTTGAATATAGGGGTAGGAAATCAGGTAATCGGATTATTCGTGAAGATAATTATTCTGGGAGCTTACTATTACATATATGAACATTGGGCTTTATTTCAAATCAAAACCAGTGTTTGGTCGTGGCTTGGCTGTCTGATTTTGTTTGATTTTATCTTCTACTGGGCCCACCGCTGGGGTCACGAAGTGAATATTTTCTGGGGTGCGCACGTAGTGCATCATTCCAGCGAAGATTTTAATCTGGCTGTTGCACTGCGGCAGCCCTGGTTTCACAATCTTATAGCTTTCTTTCTTTTCCTGCCGATTCCGATTCTGGGTTTCGAGCCGGTGGTTTTCCTGAGTGCTGCCGCTTTTCACACGTTATACCAATTCTGGATTCACACAAAAGCCATTGGCAAACTATGGTGGCCGATTGAATACTTGTTCAATACTCCCAGTCATCATCGTGTGCATCATGCCGTTGACCCTAAATACATTGATAAGAATCATGCCGGTTTTCTGATGATCTGGGATCGCATGTTCGGCACCTTTAAGGAAGAAGAGGAAGAGCCAACTTATGGCATCACCACGCAATTACACAGCTGGAATCCGGTATGGGCCAATATACACTATTACGTAGAAATGATTCGTAAAGCCCGACAGATGACCAGCTGGAAAGACAGAATAAAATTAATCTTTGCACGCCCCGGATGGCTGCCTCCGGAGCTTGGTGGCTATCAGGCGCCACGTAAGGTGGACAAATCTACCTATAAAAAGTATGATACGCGGACTACCCGATGGCTTAATTATTATGTGCTGATTCAGTTTATGCTGATAGTAGCAGCCACTTCGGCTTTCATGTATTACTTTGACACGATAAGCTGGTTTTACAGAGTGGCATTCGCGGTAATTCTGGTTTTATCGCTGATGATTTGCGGTGCTATCTTTGAAAATAAAAGATGGGTGAAATATGCCGAGTATCTCAGGCTGATAGTGGTTATTTTTACCCTCAATTCATTCTATTACTTCTGGTATATAGAGTGGTTTTTTGTGATGCTTACTGCTTCGTTGATAGGGTATGTGGTGTTTAATATGTGGTTTACCCTTTCCCTTCTGTACGGTAACAAAAAACAGCCCGCCCTGGTCTGA
- a CDS encoding AI-2E family transporter: MNTPPRWLALLISIIVFAAVAWYFKNIVAYLLIAGVLSVVGQPLMELLAGKKIIKFRIPRSIAALLTMTIMLLISTLFASIFIPLITRQAQIISSMDMQELIGLLREPLTKVESYLHRLGLLKDETLQHYIQSRLYDMLSFSNVTQLLNNFFGALGDLFIAFASVTFILFFFLKEKDLFYRIIIALTPSGSEKKMETVFRESRIILARYVRGVILQIILLSLIIWAGLSVAGIPNALLIAFFAGLFNIIPYLGPALGGMMAIMLSVTSSLTVDASPEMLWLIIKTAAVFVIAQLIDNYLLQPFIFSSSVKAHPLEIFLVILAGGTVGGIAGMVLAVPVYTILRLLAREFFSQFKVVQELTDQMTGND, encoded by the coding sequence ATGAATACTCCTCCACGGTGGCTCGCACTACTCATCAGCATAATTGTTTTTGCTGCTGTTGCATGGTATTTCAAAAACATTGTAGCCTACCTGCTGATAGCCGGGGTGCTGTCAGTGGTTGGTCAGCCCCTTATGGAATTGCTTGCCGGAAAAAAAATTATCAAGTTCAGGATTCCTCGCAGTATAGCCGCCCTGCTCACCATGACGATCATGCTACTGATAAGCACATTATTTGCGTCCATATTTATTCCTCTGATTACACGGCAAGCACAGATCATATCATCCATGGACATGCAGGAGCTTATCGGTCTGCTCCGGGAGCCGCTCACAAAAGTTGAATCATACCTCCATCGGCTGGGCTTACTAAAAGATGAAACCTTGCAACACTACATTCAATCACGTCTTTATGACATGTTAAGCTTCAGTAACGTTACCCAGCTTTTAAATAATTTTTTTGGAGCGCTGGGCGATCTTTTCATCGCCTTCGCATCTGTTACCTTTATTCTTTTTTTCTTTCTGAAAGAAAAAGATCTTTTTTACCGGATTATCATTGCCCTTACTCCTTCGGGCAGCGAAAAAAAAATGGAAACTGTTTTTCGCGAAAGCCGCATAATTCTTGCCCGTTATGTGAGAGGGGTCATTCTGCAAATTATTCTTTTATCCCTGATTATATGGGCTGGGCTGTCAGTTGCCGGCATACCTAATGCCCTGCTTATTGCTTTTTTCGCGGGTTTGTTCAACATCATTCCTTATCTGGGTCCTGCTTTGGGTGGCATGATGGCAATTATGCTCAGTGTTACTTCCTCGCTGACAGTGGATGCTTCGCCCGAAATGCTTTGGCTTATCATCAAAACCGCTGCCGTGTTTGTTATAGCCCAGCTCATTGACAACTATTTGCTGCAGCCTTTTATTTTTTCTTCCAGCGTAAAAGCTCATCCGCTGGAAATCTTTCTTGTAATTCTTGCCGGAGGAACGGTAGGTGGAATAGCCGGAATGGTACTTGCTGTGCCCGTTTATACTATATTACGCCTTTTGGCAAGGGAATTTTTCAGTCAGTTTAAGGTTGTGCAGGAGCTCACCGATCAAATGACGGGAAATGATTGA
- the purB gene encoding adenylosuccinate lyase, with translation MNPLHAISPVDGRYHDKTLPLSEYFSEYALFKYRITVEIKYFIALTKLRLPPLNSFPASKLRILEKLIQDFSAADAKKIKLLEKITNHDIKAVEYFLKDFFQKHGLQRYSEFIHFGLTSQDINNTAIPLAVKDALQQVYYPQLKKIIGTLRRLAVRWKNIAMLARTHGQPASPTTLGKEMMVFVERLQNQLEMLQRTPHAAKFGGATGSFNAHYAAYPRTNWIKFADHFVGKTLGLQRSRFTTQIEHYDYLAAQMDAMKRINNILLDLCRDIWLYISFEYFHQKTKKNEVGSSAMPHKVNPIDFENAEGNLGVANALLEHFASKLPVSRLQRDLSDSTVLRNLGVPFAHSLIAFDALLKGLDKLIVNRKAIHDDLNRHWTVVAEAIQTILRREGVEKPYEKLKALTRTRDSIGKEQLHAFIDSLHISEQVKKELKAITPFNYTGRQPW, from the coding sequence TTGAATCCGCTCCATGCTATTTCCCCGGTAGACGGAAGATATCATGACAAAACTCTTCCGCTGTCCGAATATTTTTCAGAATATGCACTCTTCAAATATCGCATCACAGTTGAAATAAAATACTTCATTGCGCTGACTAAATTACGATTACCCCCGCTGAATAGTTTCCCCGCTTCAAAACTGCGGATACTGGAAAAGCTTATTCAGGATTTTTCTGCTGCGGATGCGAAGAAAATAAAACTGCTGGAAAAAATCACAAACCACGATATAAAAGCAGTAGAGTATTTTCTGAAAGATTTTTTTCAGAAGCACGGGTTGCAGCGCTACAGTGAGTTTATCCATTTCGGGCTTACCTCACAGGATATTAATAACACGGCTATACCGCTTGCCGTCAAAGATGCCCTGCAGCAGGTGTATTATCCGCAGTTAAAAAAAATAATCGGCACGCTCCGCAGGCTTGCTGTGCGATGGAAAAATATTGCCATGCTCGCCCGCACGCACGGACAGCCTGCCTCTCCTACTACGCTGGGTAAAGAAATGATGGTTTTTGTTGAACGGCTGCAAAATCAGCTTGAGATGCTTCAGCGTACGCCCCACGCAGCCAAATTCGGGGGAGCTACAGGCAGTTTTAATGCACATTACGCTGCTTATCCGCGCACGAACTGGATAAAATTTGCCGACCACTTTGTTGGTAAAACGCTTGGCCTGCAAAGAAGCCGCTTTACAACCCAGATTGAACACTACGATTATCTTGCCGCTCAGATGGACGCAATGAAACGCATCAACAACATTCTGCTGGACTTGTGCCGTGATATATGGCTCTATATTTCCTTTGAATACTTTCACCAGAAAACCAAAAAGAATGAAGTAGGTTCCTCAGCTATGCCGCATAAAGTAAACCCCATTGATTTTGAAAATGCCGAAGGTAATCTCGGAGTGGCCAATGCCCTGCTTGAACACTTTGCTTCAAAACTGCCGGTATCCCGGTTGCAGCGTGACCTCTCAGACTCTACCGTATTAAGAAACCTGGGGGTGCCTTTTGCTCATTCGCTCATCGCATTTGATGCTTTATTAAAAGGGTTGGATAAGCTTATTGTCAACCGGAAGGCTATCCATGATGACCTGAACAGGCACTGGACAGTTGTTGCCGAGGCCATACAAACCATTCTGCGCAGAGAGGGCGTTGAAAAGCCCTATGAAAAACTGAAAGCACTTACCCGCACCCGGGATTCCATTGGGAAAGAGCAGCTGCACGCATTTATTGATAGCCTGCATATTTCCGAGCAGGTAAAAAAGGAATTAAAGGCCATCACGCCTTTCAATTATACAGGTCGTCAACCTTGGTAA
- the topA gene encoding DNA topoisomerase 1 yields the protein MGQKLLIVESPAKAKTIEKILGKEFRVASSNGHIRDLVKEGMGIDVEHNYTPTYAIPEEKAGVVAQLKKLAEEAEEIWLATDEDREGEAISWHLCEVLGLDPEKTKRIVFHEITRPAIEEAVKNPRKIDLNLVNAQQARRVLDRLVGFELSPILWRKVRTNLSAGRVQSVAVRLIVEREREINAFTPASYFKISALFNASAIGPTARLKAELPRKVEEESAASRFLEEAKDAVFRITDVQKKPSRKSPAPPFTTSTLQQEASRKLGFSVIKTMMIAQRLYESGYITYMRTDSVNLSQTAIEEAAKEIVQSFGKKYSEPRQYKTKSSSAQEAHECIRPTSFSRREVEGERDDQRLYELIWKRALASQMSDAVLEKTTVKIEISSNKEELVAQGEVLLFDGFLKLYTESADEEPDEEVSGMLPPVKKGQTLELLEMTARQRFTKAPPRYNEASLVKKLEELGIGRPSTYAPTITTIQKRGYVEKRDKEGVERPYTVLKLTGNNITKTTETEIIGAEKAKLFPTDIGAVVNDFLGANFENVMDYNFTARIEEEFDEIASGKREWVHMIDEFYRPFHKLVEHTTEKAERVSGEKELGIDPESGKPVIVRIGKYGPMAQIGRNEDEEKPRYARLRKEQSIETITLEEALQLFKLPRSLGEYEGKEVVAAIGRFGPYIRHDGKFVSIPKEMDVYEIGLDEAITLIENKRKFEAERHIKDFPEADIQVLKGRFGPYIKAGDKNYKIPKEKDPYKLTLEDCRRIIAQNPESKKRGRKTSSKKK from the coding sequence ATGGGGCAAAAGCTACTCATTGTGGAATCACCGGCAAAAGCCAAAACCATTGAGAAAATTTTAGGCAAAGAGTTTAGGGTGGCTTCCAGCAATGGGCATATACGCGATCTGGTTAAAGAGGGTATGGGCATTGACGTGGAGCACAATTACACTCCCACTTATGCCATTCCGGAAGAAAAGGCAGGTGTGGTGGCCCAGCTGAAAAAACTGGCCGAGGAAGCCGAAGAGATATGGCTTGCTACAGATGAAGATCGTGAAGGCGAAGCCATAAGCTGGCATCTCTGCGAAGTGCTGGGTCTGGATCCTGAAAAAACCAAGCGTATTGTTTTTCACGAAATTACCCGTCCGGCTATTGAAGAAGCTGTGAAGAATCCCAGAAAAATTGATTTAAACCTTGTAAATGCTCAACAGGCACGCAGGGTGCTTGATCGCCTGGTGGGATTTGAGCTTTCGCCCATACTTTGGAGAAAGGTGCGCACCAACCTTTCTGCTGGCCGGGTGCAATCAGTAGCTGTGCGTCTCATAGTAGAGCGTGAAAGGGAAATTAATGCATTCACGCCTGCTTCTTATTTTAAAATATCCGCTCTTTTTAATGCTTCAGCCATCGGACCAACAGCTCGCCTGAAGGCTGAGTTGCCCAGAAAGGTTGAAGAAGAAAGTGCGGCTTCCCGTTTTCTGGAGGAAGCAAAAGACGCTGTTTTCAGGATTACCGATGTGCAGAAAAAACCTTCCAGAAAATCTCCCGCACCGCCATTCACTACCTCTACTCTGCAGCAGGAAGCCAGCCGTAAGCTCGGATTTTCGGTAATCAAAACCATGATGATTGCACAGCGGCTCTACGAATCCGGATACATTACCTACATGCGTACCGATTCGGTAAATCTATCGCAGACAGCCATTGAAGAAGCAGCCAAAGAAATAGTGCAATCTTTCGGGAAAAAATATTCCGAACCACGTCAATACAAAACCAAATCCAGCAGTGCCCAGGAAGCCCATGAATGTATTCGGCCCACCTCTTTCTCAAGGCGCGAGGTGGAAGGCGAGCGTGATGACCAGCGCCTCTATGAGCTTATCTGGAAACGAGCCCTCGCCTCGCAGATGAGCGATGCCGTTCTGGAAAAAACTACCGTGAAAATTGAGATATCCAGCAATAAGGAAGAGCTGGTAGCTCAGGGGGAAGTGCTGTTGTTTGATGGCTTTTTAAAACTCTACACCGAATCGGCAGATGAGGAGCCCGATGAGGAAGTAAGTGGCATGCTCCCGCCAGTGAAAAAAGGCCAGACCCTGGAGCTGTTAGAGATGACCGCAAGACAGCGGTTCACCAAAGCGCCCCCCCGTTATAATGAAGCTTCACTTGTGAAAAAATTGGAAGAACTAGGTATCGGCAGGCCCTCTACCTATGCGCCTACGATCACCACTATTCAAAAACGCGGATATGTGGAAAAAAGAGATAAAGAAGGCGTGGAACGACCCTACACAGTTTTAAAACTTACCGGCAACAATATCACCAAAACCACAGAAACAGAAATCATCGGAGCCGAAAAAGCCAAGCTGTTCCCCACCGACATAGGCGCTGTGGTAAATGACTTTCTGGGCGCCAACTTTGAAAATGTCATGGATTACAACTTCACGGCCCGCATAGAAGAAGAATTTGATGAAATTGCCAGCGGTAAGCGGGAGTGGGTGCACATGATAGACGAGTTTTACAGACCCTTTCATAAGCTCGTTGAACACACAACCGAAAAAGCGGAGCGCGTATCGGGAGAAAAAGAACTGGGCATTGACCCCGAAAGCGGTAAACCTGTCATCGTGCGGATAGGCAAGTATGGACCCATGGCTCAGATCGGACGCAACGAAGATGAAGAAAAACCACGCTACGCAAGACTCAGAAAAGAACAGTCCATTGAAACCATCACCCTGGAGGAAGCCTTGCAGCTTTTCAAACTACCCCGCTCACTGGGAGAATACGAAGGCAAAGAAGTAGTTGCAGCAATCGGACGTTTCGGCCCTTACATCCGGCATGACGGTAAATTCGTTTCTATCCCAAAAGAAATGGATGTATATGAAATCGGGCTGGATGAAGCCATTACTCTCATTGAGAACAAAAGAAAGTTTGAAGCCGAAAGGCATATAAAGGATTTTCCGGAAGCAGATATTCAGGTGCTCAAAGGGCGGTTTGGACCATACATTAAGGCCGGAGACAAAAACTATAAAATCCCCAAAGAAAAAGATCCTTATAAACTGACGCTGGAAGACTGCAGACGCATAATAGCTCAAAACCCTGAATCCAAAAAACGGGGCAGAAAAACATCATCAAAGAAAAAGTAG